The window AAACCCCATCACAGTAAGAAGCTGAGCTGCACTGCCCTGACATCTGGCACGAGGGTGGAAAAGGCACTGCTGCTGAGAGTGCTAATGAggttgaaaagaaaatctgggTGAAAAGCTTTAAATGTGAGCTCTGAGATGCTCAGAAGTTCATTATGTTGTGGGAGGAGAGTTCAGCCCTGTGCTGTCCCTAGGGTGGCTCAGTTTTAGCTTTCCCTGATTGGAAACCTCACTCTCATGATGCAGCCACTGTGCCCTTGTGCACTGATACTTTTCTGGTGAGAGCAATTCagtaaggggggaaaaaaaagcactaagtAATGCTTGCCATTTCTGTCATTCTAGGAGCTGGTACGGTCCCCTTAAGCCTCATTCTTGGGGATAatcctgtttcagtgcttttcctAATGACAGTggcacaaaaaaaatggaagcgTTAATGAAACTTGCTGATGGCAAAGCTGGGAGGGGAGGATCCGCAGATCACTCAGGACTAATTGGATAGCACTGAGGCCTGGAGTAATAGAAACAAGATAAAATGTAATAACAGAGAGTGCAAGATCACACAAGCAGTGATTAACGAGAATTCCTGCTCATCAATTAGAAATGACAAAGGATAAGAAAGCTCTGCATTTATTAGTGGGTCACGGATGCAGCAGGGCCGTGAAGAAGGCAAACGTGCATCTCAGCAAGGTTTATGCAGCAGAGGTCGGGCTGGGAACAAATCCCCAGAAAATCCTGCTTTGAAGGGAGAGGGTTTGAGAGATGGTGCTTGGgagaagcagctctgccacagcaGGTCTGGGGTTCACCTGGGGCTTGGCTCACTGCTGGACTGTGTCCCTGCTCCCCGTGGCCAGTGTGGCACTAGGAAGATGTGGGTAATAAGTAATGGTGAAGTGGGATCTGGTTATGCGTCTCCTGTATCTGCTATTTGGAACTGGCTGTTGCAGGGCCTCGAGTATCTGACTTAAAAGTAGGGACTTGGAAGCATGTTGCATTGTGCTGTCATGCTTGAGATGTTGCTGCTTGGTCCTCAATGTGCTGCTGGTTGTGGGGGGTATGACTTGCTTTGTACGTGAAGTTTTCTGAGCTGCAACCTGGGAAACACCTGTAACAGCATATTAAGGGTGGTGGGATAAGTGGGAGGGACCTAATTTCCTTACTGGCCGCATTGCTGGCATGCTTTGGAGAGCCCCACGTGGAGCGTGACAATTAGACCACGCCGGAGAACTCCCGGCACGTGCCATGCAGGCAGAGGCACCCGTCACTCTTCTGACTCACTCTGTTTGCAGCCAAGTGGCTGTGCTGCACGCCctcttctctctctcacacCCGGGCTCTCTTGTGGTGCATTTGTGATGTTTCTAAAGCTCAGAGAAACAAGGCAGGGTGCCTCAACCgctgctccttctgcaggaTGACTGCAGCGAGTACCGCTCCCAGTTTGAGGCTGGCGGGCGGCTGTCCTGCACGCGGGAGAACGACCCCGTCCGGGATTCCTCGGGCAAGCAGCACACCAACAAGTGCCTCATGTGTGCCGAGAAGTTGTGAGTACAGTACCAGGCAACAGCAAAGAGGGAAACCTCACACTGCCAAACTGCGGCTTCTGCCTCTGTGGCTGCTACCTGGGGGAGTCCCGAATCCCAGCGGCCCCCCAGGAGCCGCTCCTGCAGTAGGGCCATGGATATTGTCCCTCTTCCCACATCCCCCTATAACCCCTCaggaagcagaggagaagcagggTTGATAGAGGGCAGCCCTTTCTTTGGGGCAGCTCCCAAGGAGATTCCCACGCGTGTACTTTGCCTTCCAGATGCTCTCTCTCTACTCCCATAGAGCATATGCAGAAGCAGCCCTGATATGAAAGCAGCCACCTGGAGCCGGGATGTAGCATACAGTGGGAATGgtgaggagaagggagaaggctTAGGGGTGGGAGTTAAGCGCAGGGCCACCAGGGATGAGGAGGCTGGTGCCTAACGGCATGATGCTGGCttgcagggcagccccagctcctggcagcatTCACACTGCCATAGTgctcccttctttctcctctccccctttttccagcaaaaaaGAAGCTCAAAGAGGAGGTCAGTCTGGTGGGACTGCCCAGCGCAACAAACTGTCCACTGCAGAGTGTGCAAACCAGGTGAGACTGAGCTCGGAGCCTCACCAAACTTGGGTGGGTTTGGGGACCCCGGTGGCCAAGGGCTGCCTGTGGGTCCTGGTGCTTGGGGTGCTGGAGCCTGCTGGTGATGGCAGGGAAGCGGGTTGCATTGGAAGCCCTGCTAGTTCATGGGAAGGATTTGTGTGTGAGCATGCAAAGTGGGGAGTTTTGGAGTCCTGTATGGGGCAAGCATCAGAGCTGCTTCTCCAGGAAGAGCCCCGCAGTTCATAGGGTccagggggaggagagggaaggataGGAGCTGCTTTAACTTTGCTGCTTCACTTCATTCTCAAACATGATCCTCCCCCTtttgcagaagagctgcagtggCTCAGGGTTACAGCAGGGTGTGAACGAGAGACGGCCATTCTCCACAAACGGAGGGTGAGTTCAGCAGCACCGGGGTCCCAGCCTGGCCCCACATGTCCTGAGGTCTTGACACTAAGAAACACATAGAATAGGGCATATACAACCCTCCCTCTTTTTCAAAGACATTCTTATTTGTCCTGCGCACAAAGCACTGGTGACTGCTGTGCTCAGAATCCCTCCCTAGCCTTGCCCCCTCAATCCTGCCTCCTGGCAGGCACACACCTGTGCTGTTGCCTGGCCCAGTGCATTCTCATCTGCTGACTTGAGGCAGTGCCTGGTGCATTGTGTGCTTTCTGGGCACCGAGCGACCCCCTTGGTTTTTAGGGCTGCCAGACCCCAGCAGGGCTCAGTTGCTGTGTTATCAAAGCCTTTGAGGAGCAATTAGTCTTCCAGCTTTTGGCTGGTGCAGCCCATTCATCTGCCcccagccagcactgccagcaggcaAAGAGTGCTAATAAGCTCTCTGTAGCAGCAATGCCTGTAGAAACCTGGTCCCTGAATATGCTGGGATCATCTCTGTGATGGGGATCTGTTGCTGACCACCCCTAAGGACTCAAAGGTCCTGCTGGAGGGAGTGCCTCCATCCCACGGCAAGCTAAGTGCCCTGTTGAAAAACAAGGTGCGGAATAACGGCAATGCACCTTAGTGCAGTTTAATTCCACCCGGGGTGATGATGTGGCTGAGTGGGTCTGCACGCAGCAAGGGCTGTGCCATGAACTCTGTGCTTTCTCTCCCTGCCAGCCCACAAGGAAACTTGGCTCAGGACTGCAGCCCAGCATCTGGCCGCCAGGGACAGAGCGGAGGCACCAACACCTACCAGCCGGTACGCCCAGCCCCTGTGGGTCAGGCACAgcctttcccagcagctgccccagtTTCTGCTGTTAGCATAAAGCCTTACACTTGGACCTGTATCCTTGGAAGGGTTTGAATGGGTGGTAGAGACCATACCCTGATGCTGTCCCCTGGCATCAAAGAGGAGTGAGGCTGGATGTGTCCAAATGGGAACCTCTGAAGCCAGTGTTGCTGCTAGAGGTGGCTCATTGTAGGTGTATGTCAGGTATGGGGGAGCATCCTCCAGGAGGTGATGGTGGTGTCCCTTCCTGAATGCTGAGATGTTGGGTCAAAGGCCGTGgccagagcagggtgctggggctgaCCAGGGGACGAGGACAAGGCTgacaaggggggggggggggagagtACTTCAGGAGGACACACTGAGCAATAGGTAATGACTGCGTGTGGAATCAtgtgggagggagaagggggtATATGCTCTCTCCATctccacaaaaagaaaattcattattttcaacGAAGCTAAAGTAGAAATCATGAAACtaataagagaaaataagttACTATAAAAAGGATGACTAACCTGTGGATCTTGCTGTCACAGGGTGTTGCCAAGAGCTAcgatgattaaaaaaaatgacttgcCACTTATAGTCCATACAGCCATTTAGGTAACATTTTGGAAGCGATAGGAAATGcctttctgtggggctggaggaacCTGACTGCAGACTGCCTTAACTCCCTCTCAAGTCTCTGTCACTGGCTGCTCTTAGAAAAATGATATTAGAATAGGAAAACCTGGGAGGCGGTTCAGGTATGGCAGTTTTAATGCATTCCAGAGGCAGCATTAGGCATAATAATGCCAGTCTGCTTCAGGGCTTAGTGGTATTTCCTGGTAGCTCCGGAGAAGGAGTGGATGCTGATCAGCCTGACTGACAAGGGGTGATTCAGAGAGCAAACCTGCCCCTCTCCTCGCTCCAGGGCCATCTGTGGGTTTTGTCCCAGAGAGATGCAGTTCCCAGAGCTGAAGGAGAGGCGGCAGTCACTGCAAGGACTGGGGGACTGCCGGCGTGGCAGTGGTTGCCTGCACACGGGTCATGCCGTGGGCAGCAGTGTCTGGTGCGTGGGAAGGCATCTGGCAGGGAACTGCAAGGGTCAGCGCTGTCTGTCTTCATGTCATCGTTAATTACCcagaggagggaggaagcagCACATTAATGAAATTAGCAAGTGATGTTTAAACAGAGGGTGTTACTGCAGCACCCTGTGCCGCTGAACCccctgtgctgcccagctggAAACCTTTCTTCTTCATGGTGTTTTCCGCCCCATAGTGCTGCTGACCCCAGCAAAGCGACGAGCTATTGAGCTATTGCTTTGTGTTGAATGGCATTTCTCCAGGTGGGACAGGAGGTGAGgcatcctgcctgcagctcttctcCGATTGCGCCATTTGCAGTCATTGCAACACCTTTTATAGGACCTGGAGAAGGGGATGGGAACACAGAAGTCGCTCCTTTGtctctgcatctttttcttccacctctGGTGCAGAGGTGGGCAGTGAGGCTGAGGAAGAGGGGGAGCAGGCTGTAGGATCTCCGACCTCTGCTGTCTGAAACTTGCCATGACTCTGCAGCCACCTGTGCCAGTGTGCTTGCAGGGTGACCATCTAATCACAAGGAGTCTTGTTCTTCCTGCTCTGAGCTCCTTCTAGATGTGCCACGTCTACTTTGTAGGAAAATCTATACCTAGATGCTCCTGCTGTCATGCTTGAGAAGCAACAAGAGGGCACGCTTAATTAGTCAGAGCTATTCGTATGTGTTTACATCTCTTCATTCCGTGGGTGTCAAGTTGTGCTGCGTGTCGTGCTGCCCTTGGGCAGCTGCACTCGATTGTCGAggttttcccttcatttctgtCAAGTGTCTTGCGGAAGCAACAGGCATGAAAGCCTTGATAGAGAAGTATAGGGACAGGTAGCAGAAGATTCTTGTATTCTCACAGATTTGCAAGGTGAAGTAACTGTGCCCTGGACCGAGATGTCAAGGTGGATCAGATGAGTGGGTCTGTGCTTGGCAGTGGGGTCAGGGGGGCTTTGTCCCCCAGTAGTGCCTGGTTGGCCCAACAGAAGGTGTTACCTCTTTGCTGAAGGTGTGATGGAcgtgctgcagggcagaggggTTCAGGGCAACACCTGGTTTGTGGGCGCTCTAAGTTGTGCATAGGAGGGTCTTGCAAGAGAACCAGCACcaaatgcaatttctttctctcttcagctgGACTGTGATCGAATTCTGCATGGGGTAAAGGGTGGAAGGATTTTCTGCAGTGAATCCTCACAACCTGTCTGTGGCACTGATgggaaaacatacaaaaatgaatgtgaCTTGTGTTCAGCTGCCATGTGAGTAGGCGGAAAGATTTCAGTAATACGGGGCCATCCACTGTTCCCGAGTGTCTTTTGCAGCACAGTGTTTGTTTTGATATATCATGACTCACTATCAAGTGTGTCCTTGGTGCCTCGCTGTTAAGCAAACATAGATCAAATGTCTGAGATTAATCTGATGACAGCTAATTAAGATACACAACTTTCCAGAGTCCCTTATTCCCTTTCTGCCCAATCATAAGATTGTTCAGGGAGTAATAAATGCCATCAAATTGGAAGTAGCATCAAAGCTTTAAGGATCCCACAGAGGACAATCGTGACGGTGTCAGAGAGCTGTGGCACTGGAAGTTAATAAGCAATGTCTTGTCCTCCCTTTGCAGGAGAGCATCTGTCTACATCACAGTAAACTATCGAGGTGAATGCCGAAAGACCATCCCTGAAATGGTAAGTGCCTCCCTGCTGTGGCATCCCATTTCTTGTTCTGGGTGTGTGCTGGAGACCCAGCCTGGATCCCATCTCTGTGGTGGGATCATCAGAGCCCTGTTAGCAGGGTGCTCGTGGTCCACATGTGTAAATACACTTCAGACTTGGATTTAAGGCATATTGAGCCATAATTGCCATGTTTTATCTAGGCTGTTTGCTAGGAGAGTGGCATTTTGGGAAAACATGTGGCTTTTCTCCTGGGATTTTGAGGAGGTcaaaaaaaagactggaattGCATAAATCATAAGGGCCTAGTTTCCCAAATGATATCTAGGGAGTTGaatgggagggaaaaaatattcactAAATGGCATTCTTTTGGGAAAGGTCCTGAATCTCATGTGATTCTCCTATAGTAGATGAGTCAAAGATTTCTCAGTGATGCTTTGTCTTCACACTCATGGCAGCTCACCAGCCTTCAGAGCTTTGGTTTGCAGCCAGGGTCTCCCAGTTTGTGTGTCTTGGGTGTATGGGACTGACCTCAGTGCTGGCATGGACTGCTGGGAAACTGAATATTCATCCCTAGGGAAACACTGACGTTTACTCCCATTCCAAACCTGGAATCAATCAAAATATCAAATCAGCCAAATTAAGAAGTTGTGCAATTTTTCAGTGAGAGATTTGGCTTCTCAGTATGAATTTGCTGGCAGTGTTTGCAGGTAAAACAGTACTGCCCCTTAAAAAGCTTTAGAGCAAAATAGCCATGATAGGGCTTTTACTCTCCTCTGCTCAGTACTAGGATGCCCACAGATCCCCAAAACATTAGAAAGGAGCCATCCccactcctcttcctcttttctgtgaGGTACAAGAGTGCTCTCAATGCTgtttaaagcagaagaaatagtGCAGAGAAAAATAGTTCTGCTTGTGATCGTACTGGAGGTCTTTGTGTTTTGCCCTTTGGTGTGATGAAGccattgctggctcatgtatGCTGGGAATGGAGGCACTATGCAAACTTGTCGGTGGCTGTGCTCACTCTGCTGGAGACAGCCAAGATTGGGTGTACCATGgcaactgaaaagcagagaggatTCCCTCAGAACTGTGCCTGTGCTGGGATTCCTCACCATTTTGTGTTTTACCAAGACATTACAGCTCTTGAGTCTTTGCAATTAGAGGAATATGCCATACACTAAAAGTCAGACGGTTTGTAGCTATTCCAAGGAGAGCTTGAAGCAATTAAGGGGAAAGTGATAAGCTTTTTCCACTGGGGGAAATCCCTCACAAAAACACCCCTCCAAACAAAGacttattatttctttctttatgtaTATTGTGTCACCTGAAGAATCAGATTGGAAATTTATGGAAGCCCATTTCCTTAGCAAACCTCTTGTGTCCATCAAAGacttcccttttttcctcagCTGGAAGCTTATGAACAATGTACTGATCAGTGTTATTTTCCACCACTGAAATTCATGCTAACGTTCAGCTTAATGCATCCTTCTGAAGGCCCAGGCACTCTCTATTTGGAGGAGATCACCGTGTCTTTGGTGTCAGAAATGGTCTTAGACTGTTGCAATATGCAGAATGAAAATGTCCAAAGACTGGAGTCTTGGAAAAAGATGAGATATTGCTGCCCAAAAATGTAGTTTGTTCTTGAGTCATGTTTTGAAATGAGCCACGGTAGCGCTGTGTTGCCTGACAAAACGTGTCCAAGCTCAGAGCCTGCAGCTGTTCCTGCTAGCAAAGCTCCTCCCGGATCTCCAGGAGTTTGCGGCAGCTCTCCCTGACGGTGGCTGGATTGCCATCAGGGAGGGATGGCTGTAGGAAGGCACAGGAGAAGTGTGGTTGGAGAGAGATCTGACATTAAAGAACGCGTCTGGACAGCGTGCACTGATGGGGTGGAGAACCTTCCTGCAGagagagccctggggctggtTGGCAGCTGGGCCTCTGCCGCCCTTGTGAGGTCTGTGCCATAAGCAGCCTCCTCTGATCCTGTTCTGCTTTACTGCGGATGAATGTAGTTGAGTCCGGcgtttagatttttatttttatttttaacaaggcAGCTGGCCACTGTGTCCTTCATGCTGTGACATACAGCTGTATTAATGACGGGTCTTTCCagaatgcttcatttttaatgctgtatttttttctgcagtttctctttttgttcagaTACTTTTTCACAGATCTCTCATGTGATAGATACCAGTCTGTCCGTGTTAGTTAACAggtcaggcaaaaaaaaaggtatatccagtttttcctttttaatctgttttctaaAGGACAGAGTATTCACAAATTTCTAATGGGCAAGGCCATTACATCTACAGTGCTCTTTTTGTCATATCTTTTTTAAGAGTGCAgaagaaggggggaaaaaaaaccaggaCCTTTCCCAGCTAGATACTGGTTTTGGAAAGCACATAGCTCCAGGCTGAAATTTGTCTATTTTCTGAGGCTGGCAGTGACCCATCCACTGCTCCAGTGCCACAATCTGTCCCAGCTGGTTTCTGTGGCCACTGAGCTGTCCAAAGGGTCTGTCATGTAGGTCCTAATGCTCTGCCAGCGTAACAGCAGTGGTTGTGCTTGTGGATGGACttatattttgctctttctttccagaaataatgGAGTTCAGATTGTCAGCAAATACCAGGGATTAGCTGTGACCAAAGGTATAGTGGTGCGGTGATTTACTCCCTCTTGGACAACTTGACTGCATTTCACAAGGGTTTGGGTGTCAGACCTTgcctgggcaggcagcagggtaTGTCTGGGGCAAAGGGCTCTGCAACACACCCTTCCCTATCGCCACAGCACAAGAACGAGGTGTGTGTcttttgcagaagcagcagggtGGAGGGAAGCCCCCGCCAAGGGGTCTGAGCCCATTGGGAAATGCCAACTTCATGAGGACTTCCTCATCTCTACAGGGAGGGGCCCTGCTCATTCCTTTTCCCTCAGATATCCCTGCAGAGGGGAGAGGATGCTGGCAGAGCAGAGTACTGCAGTGCCCTATCACAAGGAGGTGGAGGTGGCCCGAAGCATCCTAGCTTTGAGCTTTCCTTGTAGTTCTATGTCCCTTGTCTTTTGGAACTATAGTAATAATCTTTCTGCCCCCTGTTTCTCTAGGACAACTAAAGGAAGATCTGATGTCAAGCATCAGGGGGGCTGCTGAGTTCCCAGTGCTGTTGGATCCACCTTCATCTCCTTCTGCAGCCCATGGGCCTGTCCTCGCTCAGGTGGAGGGTGAAGGGCTGCGGGGACCCAGTGGTGGCTTCCCACGTAGGCCCCACACTTGTTGTTGTAGTCGCTGCCTCGCTGTGTCTTAGCATGTTTCTACAATAAAGATAACTCCACGGCGTCCTGTCGCTTTTCTTCACTGAGCCTCGCGGGAGGGACGTGCGAGTCCCCGGTCCGGCTGCTCACCACGCATCCCGTGAGCACTAAGCAGCAATCCCAAGCGACGATGTCAGACACAAAGAAGAAGAATGGGGTCTGGGTTCTGTTAGCAGGGACCAGCAGTTGGGTTCTCTGACTCGCTGTAGGGCCTTGGGTATATCTCTTTGTCTCCCTTCAGCCCTTTTCTCTTGCCTGTAAAAAAGGACATTAAAAGA of the Numida meleagris isolate 19003 breed g44 Domestic line chromosome 12, NumMel1.0, whole genome shotgun sequence genome contains:
- the LOC110405589 gene encoding serine protease inhibitor Kazal-type 5-like — its product is MRFELSSCLGSHEQSSEPSKGWGRVVWQPQGPRPPDNQMWTNCLQDLDGLRESPPLTVLLRAFQNECMKIWSLLRSGKFSCHTNRQPIRGPDGRRDLNKCLMCQRLLERYSRNKGSGEEANRNVNSGEDECREFRDLFKNGKLSCTRENDPVRDSSGKQHSNKCIMCAEKFKRENEQKATSTRGKQKDDCSEYRSQFEAGGRLSCTRENDPVRDSSGKQHTNKCLMCAEKFKKEAQRGGQSGGTAQRNKLSTAECANQKSCSGSGLQQGVNERRPFSTNGGPQGNLAQDCSPASGRQGQSGGTNTYQPLDCDRILHGVKGGRIFCSESSQPVCGTDGKTYKNECDLCSAAMRASVYITVNYRGECRKTIPEMK